The stretch of DNA AAAAGATGATTATGAAGAGGTACGATACGCAGCAGCTTATGCACTTGGGCAAATAAAAAATACGAAGGCAGCACTTCCTCTTGCTAATGCATTTGGGGAAGATACTTCTCGATTAGTTCAAGCTGGAATCTTAGAAGCGATTGGTCGATGTGGAACCGAAGACCACCTAAAATATTTGAGTGTAACCCGTCCGTACCCCATTCAAGATAGTATTTTGTTAGAAGGGCAAGCTACGGCTATTTATCGTTTTGCGCTTCGAGGGTTTGTTCACAAAGAGGGAACAACAAAAATTATGAATGACTTTATGGCCAATTCGTTGATGTCGTCAAAAGCACGTTTTATAGCTGCTAATTATTTGGCTAGAACAAAAGGAATCAATTTGAGTGGTTATGAAAATGTATTAATAAACAATGTTTCTGAAGAAAAAAATCCTAATACACTGATGTTTTTAGTGACGGCATTAGCCAAAAGTAAAACGCAACGAGCACTGAAAACACTCAAAAATATTTATCCAAATCAAAAGGATTATCGCATTAAATGTAATATCCTACGCAGTTTAAAATATTTTGCTTACGATTCTGTCAAAACAGTAGTTTTTGATGCATTACAAGATACTAATTTGCATGTAAAAGTTACGGCTGCCGAATATTTATATCATAATGGGACGGACTTAGATGCGGGTAAATATTATACCCTAGGCACTAAGCATCAAAATTGGCAAGTGCGTACCAAGTTATTGGGGGCTGTGCTGCACAACTTATCTTATTTAAAACCCAAAACAAAAGCGTTTTACAGTGCCAATATGATTGCATTATACAAAAAGTCCGAAAATATATACGAACAAGCAGCTTTACTTAAAGCATTGGGAAATAGTTCTTGGAATTATCGTTTTATTTCTAATGCTATTTTTCCTGCAACAGATACCACCAATATTCCTGAAGTGATTCGCTCAAGTGGAACGGAGGCTTTAGTATTGTTAAGAGAATCGCCGTATTATGCTAAAGAATTGGGCTTGTCAAGAGCACGAATCAATGCAGAAATAAATGTATTGTTAAAACGATGTATTGATGAGGGCGACCCTGCCATGCAAGCCATTGTTGCCAATCTGTTGACCAATGAAGAAATGGACTTTAAAGCGATTTTTACAGATGCTCAATTTTTGAAAGAAGCTCAAAGTAAATTATCGCTCCCTAGAAACATAGAAACGCATAACATCCTTCAAAAAGCGATTAACTTTATTGAGGGGCGTCCTAATGCTCCTATAAACAACCAATCAAGTTCTTTTACGGAAATAGATTGGCCATTAATTCGGGTATTAAAAGATAATCATAAAATAACGATAAGAACTTCTAAGGGGATTATCAAACTAAAATTGCAGCCAGAGGTTGCTCCTGCAACAGTGACTCAATTTGTGCATTTAGCCAAAGCAAAATATTATGACAATAAACCATTTCATAGAGTTGTTCCTAATTTTGTTGTGCAGGGAGGTTGTTCTCGAGGAGATGGTTGGAGTGGTTTTGATGTGACGGTTGTTTCTGAATTTAGTAACGCTGTTCGTTATCATGACGAAGGATGGGTAGGAATGGCATCCGCAGGCAAAGATACAGAGAGTGCGCAATTTTTTATTACACATGCTCCTACACCGCATTTAGACGATAATTATACCATTTTTGCAAAAGTTATCGAGGGAATGAATGTAGTACATCAATTACAGGTTGGAGACAAAATTATCTCTATTGATATTAATTAGCAGAATACAAATAGTCCGCTATTTCTTTACGTTTAGCGGACTATCAATAAATTACTAAACTTTGGAGAAGTACTGTATTCATAAGGTGAACGAAACGAACCTTTCTGCTTTTACGAATTCAAAAATGAGAACCGTATTAAACTTATGTTACTGTCTAATAGACGCATTGCTTGTAAATAATTTTAATTTTTTCATGTCATATCCCTACTTATGTTATATTCTATTGAATTGTAGCTAATGAGCTTCAAATTCATAAATACTTTTCTATCTTTGCTTTTTCAAAAAAGCATCTACCCTACTTTTTTTTGTCATCACTTATTTTTGAATTTAATAATCATGGGAAATAACATCCACCCAATTTTTGATCGATTGCTTCAACGTACAGATAGAGAAAATCGTTTAGGGCAAAAGAGCAAAGTTTTATGGTTAACGGGTTTATCTGGATCTGGAAAAAGTACGATCGCACAACATTTGGAACGAAAACTCTATAATAATGGCTTTTTCGCTCAAGTTCTAGATGGCGATAATATCCGTTCGGGAATTAATAACAACCTAGGTTTTAGTTTGGATGATCGAACAGAAAATATTCGACGAATATCCGAAATTGCAAAACTATACTTAGAAAGTGGCGTTATAACAATCAATTCATTTATAAGTCCAACTCGTTCTATTCGCCAAATGGCAAAAGACATTATAGGGGCTGAAGACTTTATTGAAATTTATATCAATACTCCTCTAGAGATTTGTGAAGCTAGAGATGTAAAAGGCCTATATCAAAAAGCCCGAAAGGGAGAGATTAAAGGCTTTACAGGTATTGATGCCCCTTATGAAGCTCCCCTTAATCCTGATGTTGAAGTAAAGACAGCTAATTTGACCATTGAAGAGTCGGTTGATCTAATTTACAATCATCTATCAGAAATTATTCGCATAAAATAAATACTATTATTCTATAGTTTGTGCATTAACTACCCCACTCAAACTATTCTATCTTTATAAATTATAATTTGCAACGTATGAACTATCATCTAAGCCACTTGAGAGAGTTGGAAGCAGAATCAATTTTTGTCATAAGGGAAGTTGCTGCTCAATTTGACAAACCTGTATTAATGTTTTCGGGGGGTAAAGATTCTATCCTAATGACTTATTTGGCTCAAAAGGCATTTTACCCTGCTAGAATCCCCTTCTCTCTATTACACATAGATACAGGGCACAACTTTTCAGAAACCATTGAATTTAGAGATAAATTAGTTGAACGCCTTGGTGTAAAACTAATTGTTGGATCAGTACAAACAGCAATAGATACTGGTTTGGTTACAGAAGAAAAAGGTTACAATGCAAGTAGAAATAGCTTGCAAACAGCTGTTTTGCTTGATGAGCTAGAAAAAGGGCAATTTGATGCAGCAATGGGGGGCGCTCGACGAGACGAAGAAAAGGCTAGAGCCAAAGAACGTTTTTTCTCGCACCGAGATGAGTTTGGGCAATGGGATCCTAAGAATCAACGCCCAGAATTATGGAATATATTTAATGGAAAAAAACATTTCGGAGAACACTTTCGAGTATTTCCAATTAGTAACTGGACCGAATTAGATGTTTGGCAATATCTCATGTTAGAAAATGTGCCTTTGCCTAGCTTATATTTTGCACATAAAAGAAAGTGTTTTGAGCGCAATGGTGTTATTCTAGCAGCTTCTGATTATATCAACATGAAACCAGAAGAAAAAGCGGCGACCGAAGAACGATTAATTCGTTTCCGTACAATTGGAGACATTACTTGTACTGGAGCAGTGAGTTCTGATGCTGATACAATGGAAAAAATTGTTGCTGAAGTTGCTGCAACTCGTGTTACTGAACGAGGTGGAAGATCAGACGATAAGCGTTCTGAAACGGCAATGGAAGATAGAAAAAAACATGGATATTTCTAATTTGATCATTCGTTCCTTTAGCTGAAACGGCTCGTTTTTGCTTTTTTATGGTTATAGTTTTATGCCTCTTTAGCAGCAGCAAGCTGTTGGAGCAAAAATGATATAGCGGTTTTGTGCTTAGGTAGTGCCGCTAAATAAGCAGTACAGCTAATTAAAAAATGTGAATAATCAACTGCGAATAACAATTTCGTAGTTATCTAATATAAAAATTATGATAGAACAAAAGACAGAGCTATTGCGCTTTACAACCGCAGGTAGTGTAGATGATGGCAAAAGTACCTTAATTGGTCGTTTACTCTATGATAGCAAATCTATATTTGAAGATCAGTACGATCTAATAAAAGAAACCAGTGAACGTAGAGGGGAAGAAGGGGTTAACTTGGCTTTGTTAACCGATGGTCTAAAAGCAGAAAGAGAGCAAGGAATAACAATTGATGTTGCTTATCGTTACTTTGCAACACCAAAACGCAAATTCATTATTGCGGATACTCCTGGTCATATTCAGTATACTAGAAATATGGTTACGGGAGCATCTACTGCTAATGCTGCTCTAATTTTGATCGATGCTCGCCACGGAGTGGTAGAGCAGACTCGTCGTCATTCATTTATTGCATCTTTGTTGCAGATTCCTCATTTGATCGTCTGTATCAATAAGATGGATTTGGTAGATTATAAAGAAGATGTCTATGAAAAAATCAAAACTGATTTTTCCAACTTTGCTTCTAAATTAGACATTAATGATGTTGATTTTATTCCTATTTCTGCTTTGTTTGGAGATAATGTGGTCAACAAGTCTGAAAACATGCCTTGGTATGGTGGTTCAACATTGTTGTATGCGCTAGAAAATGTTC from Aureispira anguillae encodes:
- a CDS encoding peptidylprolyl isomerase — encoded protein: MKYIISSIALLFLLLSCKKDSNNVKSSIEVNLEDAVIQQIFNFQNKRNTNALLSYLTVENPTHRYLAAMAFGSVQDTLAIKDLVNLLKDDYEEVRYAAAYALGQIKNTKAALPLANAFGEDTSRLVQAGILEAIGRCGTEDHLKYLSVTRPYPIQDSILLEGQATAIYRFALRGFVHKEGTTKIMNDFMANSLMSSKARFIAANYLARTKGINLSGYENVLINNVSEEKNPNTLMFLVTALAKSKTQRALKTLKNIYPNQKDYRIKCNILRSLKYFAYDSVKTVVFDALQDTNLHVKVTAAEYLYHNGTDLDAGKYYTLGTKHQNWQVRTKLLGAVLHNLSYLKPKTKAFYSANMIALYKKSENIYEQAALLKALGNSSWNYRFISNAIFPATDTTNIPEVIRSSGTEALVLLRESPYYAKELGLSRARINAEINVLLKRCIDEGDPAMQAIVANLLTNEEMDFKAIFTDAQFLKEAQSKLSLPRNIETHNILQKAINFIEGRPNAPINNQSSSFTEIDWPLIRVLKDNHKITIRTSKGIIKLKLQPEVAPATVTQFVHLAKAKYYDNKPFHRVVPNFVVQGGCSRGDGWSGFDVTVVSEFSNAVRYHDEGWVGMASAGKDTESAQFFITHAPTPHLDDNYTIFAKVIEGMNVVHQLQVGDKIISIDIN
- the cysC gene encoding adenylyl-sulfate kinase codes for the protein MMGNNIHPIFDRLLQRTDRENRLGQKSKVLWLTGLSGSGKSTIAQHLERKLYNNGFFAQVLDGDNIRSGINNNLGFSLDDRTENIRRISEIAKLYLESGVITINSFISPTRSIRQMAKDIIGAEDFIEIYINTPLEICEARDVKGLYQKARKGEIKGFTGIDAPYEAPLNPDVEVKTANLTIEESVDLIYNHLSEIIRIK
- the cysD gene encoding sulfate adenylyltransferase subunit CysD; translation: MNYHLSHLRELEAESIFVIREVAAQFDKPVLMFSGGKDSILMTYLAQKAFYPARIPFSLLHIDTGHNFSETIEFRDKLVERLGVKLIVGSVQTAIDTGLVTEEKGYNASRNSLQTAVLLDELEKGQFDAAMGGARRDEEKARAKERFFSHRDEFGQWDPKNQRPELWNIFNGKKHFGEHFRVFPISNWTELDVWQYLMLENVPLPSLYFAHKRKCFERNGVILAASDYINMKPEEKAATEERLIRFRTIGDITCTGAVSSDADTMEKIVAEVAATRVTERGGRSDDKRSETAMEDRKKHGYF
- the cysN gene encoding sulfate adenylyltransferase subunit CysN, which gives rise to MIEQKTELLRFTTAGSVDDGKSTLIGRLLYDSKSIFEDQYDLIKETSERRGEEGVNLALLTDGLKAEREQGITIDVAYRYFATPKRKFIIADTPGHIQYTRNMVTGASTANAALILIDARHGVVEQTRRHSFIASLLQIPHLIVCINKMDLVDYKEDVYEKIKTDFSNFASKLDINDVDFIPISALFGDNVVNKSENMPWYGGSTLLYALENVHIASDHNFIDCRFPVQHVIRPNTDDYHDYRGYAGRVAGGVLKKGDKVVVHPSGFSSKIAKINTFDGEIEKAYPPMSVTLLLEDDIDVSRGDMIVRENNQATVTQDLDIMVCWFNPKALQLRGKYTILHTTQEARCVIKNIRYKLDINNLTRNEEDKNIGMNDIARIVIRTTKPLFVDPYRKNRITGALIFVDEGTNETVGAGMII